Sequence from the Chloroflexota bacterium genome:
CACCTTGCTTGAGGCTTCCCCTCGCCCTGCCTCGCGGGGAGAGGGTTAGGGTGAGGGGTCCCGCCCCGCGTACTTTTGACAGCCGCCCACATCTATGGTAGAATACAACCAACCGAATACGCCAACCAAAGGCTATGATGGAAACGAGTAGTCGGGCGGAGACGCCCAGCGAGTCCGGGGCCGGTGGGAGCCGGATGCGCGAACCCCGACGAAAATCCTTCCGGAGCCGCCAACCGAACGGAGGCAACTCCCAGTAGACTTGGCCGGGGCGCGCCCGTTACAGCGGCGGGGGTATGAACACGTACCCACAGAGTGGACAGGTTCGCCTGTCAAGCAGGGTGGTACCGCGGGAGATCGCTCTCGTCCCTATGGGGCGGGAGTTTTTGTTTCTGCAGCAATCAGCACTCAGCCGCCAGCGGTCAGAAGCATTTCGCCGCAGGGAGATGCAGAGCGCGCAGAGGAAAATCATGTATCCCTCTCTGCGATCTCCGCGATCTCCGCGGTGAATGAGTCCGCTGAAGGCTGACGGCTGATAGCCGAACGCTGTTCCGGAGGTATTCCATGTTTCGTGAGGTTTCGCCACACGTCAACTTTCCGAAGATGGAAGAGGGCATCCTGGAGTTCTGGCGGGCGCACAACGTCTTCGCCAAGAGCCTAGACCTGCGCAAGGACGCCCCCCGCTGGGTCTTCTACGAGGGGCCGCCCACGGCCAACGGCCGCCCCCATGCCGGGCATGTCCTGCCGCGCGTCCTCAAGGACCTCTTCCCCCGCTACCGCACCATGAAGGGATACTACGTCCTGCGCAAAGGCGGGTGGGACACCCAGGGCCTTCCCGTTGAACTGGAAGTAGAGAAAGAACTCAAGATCAACAGCAAGGCCGAGATTGAAGCCTACGGCGTGGAGGCGTTCAACGAGAAGTGCCGCGAGAGCGTGTGGCGCTACGTGAAAGAGTGGGAGCAACTGACGGAGCGCATCGCGTTCTGGATTGACTTGGAGAATGCCTACATCACCTACAAGACCGAGTATGTGGAATCGCTCTGGTGGATTCTCAAGCAACTCTGGGACAAGGGCCTCATCTACCAGGGGTACAAGGTCGTGCCCTACTGCGCCCGCTGCGGCACGTCCCTCTCCAGCCACGAGGTCTCCCAGGGCTACCGCGACGTGCAGGACCCGTCGGTATTCGTCAAGCTCCCCCTGCGCGACGAGCCGGGGACGTATTTCCTGGTGTGGACGACGACGCCGTGGACCCTTCCGGGCAACGTGGCGTTGGCGGTGCACCCCCACGTGGAGTACGTCCTGGTGCAGCAGGGCGACGACAAACTCATCCTCGCCAAGGCCCTGCTGGAACACGCCCTGCGCGGCGAGTATCAGGTGCTGCGATCGGTCAAGGCCAAGGAACTCATCGGCAAGCACTACCGCCCGCTGTACACCTTCCTCCCTGTGGACAAGGACTACGCCTACGTGGTAGGCGCGGACTTCGTGAACACCGAGGAGGGCACGGGCATCGTCCACATCGCGCCGGCCTTCGGCGCCGATGACCTGGACGTGGGCAAAGAGCACAACCTGCCCGTGCTCATGACGGTGGACCTGCGCGGGCGCTTCGTGAACGAGGTAACGCCCTGGCGCGGCATGTTCGTCAAGGACGCCGACCCGCTCATCACCGACGACCTGAAGACCCGCGGCCTCCTGTACCGCGCGACCAAGTACGAGCACTCGTATCCCTTCTGCTGGCGCTGCCACCAGCCCCTGCTCTACTACGCCAAGACCACCTGGTACATTGAGACCACCAAGGTTCGCGACCAGATGCTGGCGACCAACGAGCAGATCAACTGGTACCCCGAGCACATCAAACACGGGCGCTTCGGCAACTGGCTGGAGACCAACGTGGACTGGGCGCTGGGCCGCGAGCGCTATTGGGGCACGCCGCTGCCCATCTGGGAATGCAAGGACTGCGGCCACCGCGTCTGCGTCGGCAGCCTGGCCGAGTTGGGGCAGATGGCCGGGCGCGACCTGTCGGACCTGGACCCGCACCGCCCGTTCGTGGACGCCGTCGTCCTCAAGTGCCCCGAATGCGGCGGGCAGATGCGCCGCATCCCCGAGGTCGCCGACGCCTGGTTTGATTCCGGCTCCATGCCCGTCGCCCAATGGCACTACCCGTTTGAGAACCAGGACATTTTCAAGGAGCAGTTCCCGGCCGACTTCATCTGCGAGGCCATTGACCAGACCCGCGGCTGGTTCTACACGCTCCACGCCGTGGCCACCATGCTGTTCAACAGCCCGGCGTTCAAGAACTGCCTGGTTACCGAGTTCGGCACCGACGAGAAGGGCGCCAAGATGAGCAAGCACGTGGGCAACGTGGTGGATCCGTGGCCCATCCTCAACGAGCAGGGGGCCGACGCGCTGCGCTGGTACACCTACTCGGTAGCCGCGCCCTGGTATCCGCGCCGTTTCGGCAACGAACTGGTGCGCGAGACCCTGCGCCGCTTCCTGCTCACGGTCTGGAACACCTACTCGTTCTTCGTAACCTACGCCCGCATTGACCGCTTCAACCCGATGGAGCACAGCGTGCCGCTGGACAAGCGGTCGGAACTGGACCGCTGGGTGCTGGCCGAGTTGAACCTCCTGGTGGAGCGAGTGGATGCGTCCCTGGACAAGTACGACGTAACGGGCGCCACCCGCGCCATTGAGACCTTCGTGGATGGGCTGAGCAACTGGTACGTCCGCCGTAGCCGCCGCCGATTCTGGAAGAGCGGCGAGGACACGGACAAGGTCGCGGCCTACCTCACGCTCTACGAGTGCCTGGTAACCCTGGCCAAGTTGATGGCCCCCCTCACGCCGTTCCTGTCCGAGGAGATGTACCAGAACCTGGTGCGCAGCGTGGACCCCAACGCGCCGTTGAGCGTGCACCTGTGCGACTTCCCCGTCGCCGACCGCGCCGTAATTGACAACGCCCTGGTGGCCGATGTACAATTGGTGCGGCAGGTGGTGAGCCTGGGCCACGCGGCCCGCAACGCCGCCAATCTCAAGGTGCGCCAGCCGCTGGCGAAAGTCGTCGTGAAGCCCAGAGACGACGCCGCACGCGCCGTCGTGGAGCGGATGGCGGCGGTCATCACCGAAGAACTGAACGTCAAGGTGCTGGAGGTCGTGGCCCAGGCCGACGACCTGGTGCGCTACGAGATCGGTCTGCTTCCCAACGTGTTGGGCAAGAAGCACGGCGCGCGGTTCCCGAAACTCCGCGCGGCGGTCGCGGCGCTGCCTGCGGCCAACCTAGCCCGCGAATTGCAGGCAGGTAGAAGCGTGCGCGTCTCGGTGGACGGCGAGGAGGTGGAACTCCTCCCCGAGGAAGTGGAGGTGCGCATCCACAGCAAGGAGGGCTTCTCGGTCGCCGAGGAGAACGGCCTGGTGGTGGCGGTGAGCACGGCCCTCACCGATGCGCTCGTGCGCGAAGGGCTGGCGAGAGAAGTCGTCCGCCGCATCCAGACGCAACGCAAGGACGCCGGCTTCCGCATTGAGGACCACATTCGGGTCTTCTACCGCTGCGGCGCAGGGCTGCGGGCGGTGTTCGCGGAGTTCGGCGACTACATCCGGCAGGAGACGCTCGCCGACGAACTGGCAGAGGGCGACGCCCCGCAGGGCGCCCACCTGCAGGAGCACAAACTGGACGGCGAACCCCTGGTCTTGGGGTTGCTGAGGATAGAAGGGTAGAAGGCTGTACACGACAACCGACAGAGGGAAGGGCGGTCATCCAGAGGAGGGAAATCGCGCGGAAGCGATCCATGCAGGAACAATGCAACAACCCTAGTCCCAGGCTATCGGAGGCGCGAAGCCCGTTTGAATCGCGTCCGTCGGGGCTTGCGCCTGCGGGGCCGGGTACGTCGGGGCCGCCGGCTGAAGCGGGCCAGCAGGCGTGCCAGTCGGGGGGCACCGACCTCTGGAAGGCCCTGGGCCTGCCAGTCAGGCAGGATGCCTGCCCTGAGAATCAGGGGAGACGACAATGGTAGTCCGAAGTTACGAGCAACTGCGCACGATGTTGTTGAAAGAGCAGCAGCGGCTCAAAGCGGCGATTGCGCAGCATCCGGTCATGGAACGCACACCCGCCGGATATGGCAATCACGCGGCAGATGACGCGACGGACGTTTTTGACCAGGCGGCGAATGTTTCCTTGCTGCAGAGTCTGTGGCGCAATCTGGAAGAGGTGGAGGCGGCGCTGAACCGCTTTGAGCAGGGCACGTACGGTCTCTGCCTGCGGTGCGGAGAGAAGATTGAGTGGGCGCGCCTGGAGGCGCATCCGCAGGCGGCCTTGTGCATGCACTGCCAGCGGCGGCAGGAAACACGGTAGGCCGCGCGACAACAGGTTGGCACCCTTGACCAAACACAGATGGGTACTGCCCCTGTGCTCGGTTCTGGCGTTTGCCGCCGACCAGGGGAGCAAGGTCCTACTGCGCCATGCGCTGCCCGACGGCGCGGTCTGGGCGCCGTTTCCGCGTGCGGAGGCGTGGCTGTACCTGCGCGTCGGGACGAACACGGGAGCCGCCTTCGGCCTGTTTCAGGGGGCCGGGGCGGTTTTTGCATGGGTGGCAGTCCTCGCCATCGTGTGCATCGTGGGGCTGTATCTGCGGCGGCCGACGGTGGCGGCGCCGATGGCCGCGGCGCTGGGCCTCATCGTCGGCGGCACGGCCGGCAACCTGCTGGATCGCGTGCGGCTCGGCTATGCAGTGGATTTCATCCACATCGGCCCGCTGCCCGCCTTCAACCTGGCCGACGTGTGCATCGTCGCAGGCGCGGTCATGCTGGCGGCATGGCAGGCGCGGACACGGTGAAGTGCTGGTGCAACCGTTACAGCACGTGCAACTCGCACACCCGACGGAAATGGTACCCGTAGATGGACAGGGTTACGGCCAGCGGAAATAGCCGCGGCCGCCGCAACAGCGTCCACCCCATCAGCCGCCAGTATTGCAGCCGCTCCTTCCCCGCCACGCCCAGCCGGTAGATGGCCCGGAACAGGGCCAGGATGTACTCCCTATCCAGAGGCACCGAAACCCGCGGCGCCTTGTACTCGCGCAGGAACGTCCTGACCCGCTGGTAGTACGGTTCGGGCGCGTAGATTTGCGACAGGATGTGACGGTATCCCTCCCGCAGGGTTTCCAGGGTCATCCTGGGGATGATGTTCGTTGTGCCGTCCACGTTGTCGCCCGACATGGACGCGAGGATGCGCCCCTCGCCCTTCAGGCGCTCGTACAGCCGCGTGCCCAGCGGCGCTTGCAGCAGCCCCACCATGGCGGTTACGATGCCGCTCCTCTGGATGAAATCAACCTGTCGCTGGAAGATGGAAGGGCCGTCGCTGTCAAAGCCCACGATGAAGCCCCCCTGCA
This genomic interval carries:
- a CDS encoding isoleucine--tRNA ligase, whose product is MFREVSPHVNFPKMEEGILEFWRAHNVFAKSLDLRKDAPRWVFYEGPPTANGRPHAGHVLPRVLKDLFPRYRTMKGYYVLRKGGWDTQGLPVELEVEKELKINSKAEIEAYGVEAFNEKCRESVWRYVKEWEQLTERIAFWIDLENAYITYKTEYVESLWWILKQLWDKGLIYQGYKVVPYCARCGTSLSSHEVSQGYRDVQDPSVFVKLPLRDEPGTYFLVWTTTPWTLPGNVALAVHPHVEYVLVQQGDDKLILAKALLEHALRGEYQVLRSVKAKELIGKHYRPLYTFLPVDKDYAYVVGADFVNTEEGTGIVHIAPAFGADDLDVGKEHNLPVLMTVDLRGRFVNEVTPWRGMFVKDADPLITDDLKTRGLLYRATKYEHSYPFCWRCHQPLLYYAKTTWYIETTKVRDQMLATNEQINWYPEHIKHGRFGNWLETNVDWALGRERYWGTPLPIWECKDCGHRVCVGSLAELGQMAGRDLSDLDPHRPFVDAVVLKCPECGGQMRRIPEVADAWFDSGSMPVAQWHYPFENQDIFKEQFPADFICEAIDQTRGWFYTLHAVATMLFNSPAFKNCLVTEFGTDEKGAKMSKHVGNVVDPWPILNEQGADALRWYTYSVAAPWYPRRFGNELVRETLRRFLLTVWNTYSFFVTYARIDRFNPMEHSVPLDKRSELDRWVLAELNLLVERVDASLDKYDVTGATRAIETFVDGLSNWYVRRSRRRFWKSGEDTDKVAAYLTLYECLVTLAKLMAPLTPFLSEEMYQNLVRSVDPNAPLSVHLCDFPVADRAVIDNALVADVQLVRQVVSLGHAARNAANLKVRQPLAKVVVKPRDDAARAVVERMAAVITEELNVKVLEVVAQADDLVRYEIGLLPNVLGKKHGARFPKLRAAVAALPAANLARELQAGRSVRVSVDGEEVELLPEEVEVRIHSKEGFSVAEENGLVVAVSTALTDALVREGLAREVVRRIQTQRKDAGFRIEDHIRVFYRCGAGLRAVFAEFGDYIRQETLADELAEGDAPQGAHLQEHKLDGEPLVLGLLRIEG
- a CDS encoding TraR/DksA C4-type zinc finger protein; its protein translation is MVVRSYEQLRTMLLKEQQRLKAAIAQHPVMERTPAGYGNHAADDATDVFDQAANVSLLQSLWRNLEEVEAALNRFEQGTYGLCLRCGEKIEWARLEAHPQAALCMHCQRRQETR
- a CDS encoding signal peptidase II → MTKHRWVLPLCSVLAFAADQGSKVLLRHALPDGAVWAPFPRAEAWLYLRVGTNTGAAFGLFQGAGAVFAWVAVLAIVCIVGLYLRRPTVAAPMAAALGLIVGGTAGNLLDRVRLGYAVDFIHIGPLPAFNLADVCIVAGAVMLAAWQARTR